The following coding sequences are from one Aquificaceae bacterium window:
- a CDS encoding chromosome segregation protein SMC, producing the protein MVIRLYGIIKTMKGRAQKKGKYKKTTLLLPYDLWEELRIESIRKGIPMGELIALKINQLKELRHKSVILEADEHGFLRSSGQ; encoded by the coding sequence ATGGTCATACGGTTGTATGGCATAATAAAGACTATGAAAGGCAGGGCTCAGAAAAAGGGAAAATACAAAAAGACTACCCTTCTCTTGCCCTACGACCTGTGGGAAGAGCTTCGCATAGAGAGCATCAGAAAAGGCATACCCATGGGCGAGCTGATAGCCCTGAAAATCAATCAGCTTAAGGAGTTAAGGCACAAGAGTGTAATTCTGGAGGCTGACGAGCATGGTTTTCTCAGGTCTTCAGGGCAGTAA
- a CDS encoding MBL fold metallo-hydrolase yields MLLKVLPVGLLSVNCSLIVDEETGQAVVVDPGADAQKIIRELEPYEPVAIIATHGHIDHVGQVKTLKEKFKAPFYMHSADLFLINDPIWPGFERQIGANLPCPEPDVYLKDGMSISLGKTSLRAIHTPGHTPGLCCLYEESSKTLVAGDLLFRGGVGRWDLPGGSLEDLKKSLHRIFSELEDDVLVVCGHYEETTIGHERKFNPYLRELLKV; encoded by the coding sequence ATGCTTTTGAAAGTTTTGCCCGTGGGACTTCTCTCTGTAAACTGCTCCCTTATTGTGGACGAGGAGACAGGGCAGGCAGTGGTGGTAGACCCGGGGGCTGACGCCCAGAAGATAATCAGAGAGCTTGAGCCATATGAGCCTGTGGCAATCATAGCCACCCACGGACATATAGACCACGTGGGTCAGGTGAAAACCCTGAAAGAGAAGTTTAAGGCCCCCTTCTACATGCACTCTGCGGACCTCTTTCTGATAAACGACCCCATATGGCCTGGCTTTGAAAGGCAGATAGGTGCAAACCTGCCCTGCCCAGAGCCAGATGTATACCTCAAGGACGGAATGAGTATTAGTCTGGGAAAAACAAGCCTGAGAGCAATCCACACCCCCGGACACACCCCAGGACTGTGCTGTCTTTACGAAGAAAGTAGCAAGACTCTCGTTGCGGGAGACCTCCTCTTCAGGGGTGGAGTAGGCAGGTGGGACCTCCCCGGCGGAAGCCTTGAAGACCTCAAAAAATCTCTGCATCGCATATTTTCAGAGCTTGAGGACGATGTGCTGGTAGTATGCGGACACTACGAGGAGACCACCATAGGACACGAAAGAAAGTTCAACCCATACTTGCGAGAGCTGTTGAAAGTGTGA